The Bacteroidota bacterium DNA window TAATTCGTTGCAAAGTTAGTTAGCATTTACTAACTTCCAAATTATTTTGTAATTTTTTTTCTATTTTCTTTAATAGTAAATGTATTTAGCTGAATTACAGACCTCATAAACAAAATGTTTATAGACGATTTAACGAGCAGTACGAAATTCTCGATTATTATGAAGATGAGGAGATTGAGGAGGAAGAATAGTATATGTAGTTTACTAACACTATGGCAATAATATAAAATATCTAAATATAATTTTTAATTTTGTAAACAAAATCTTTGTATTAGATTTTTTGAATATAGGCTTGAAAGTAAAAATATGATAGAATGAATAAATGGATAAAATTGAGTATAGACTATGCAAACCAGCGTTCTTATTTGGACGACTTATTTAAAGTTTATCCAACTATTCCAGATGGGATTAGAGATATAAATGAAGATGTTTGGAACGATGTTGAAAAAGCGTTTATAAAGAAAAACAATATCTTGTTGATTAAAGAACTACTTAAACTTGATTTATTCCCAATAAAAGATAGTTATATTGCTTATCTTAAGAGAGATAAAAATGCTATTGAAAGAAATCCTAAAACAATCAATCGGATTAGTGGTCGATTATACGAAATGGGATTAGATAAAATATTTGAAAGATGCTCAGAACCAAAAGAAACCAATCGACAAATTGGACCAATGTTTAAAGAATGGTTAAATACTAAGTCGTTGGGAATACAGCCAGTTTTATTAGATGATTTTTTATCGAATAATGATGATGCAATTCTTGACGCAAGCGATAATGCAATGATGAATTTTGCCAGCGAACATCTAAATTATAAACATGACAAAGGGCTTGATTTTGTGGCAAGGTTTAACGGAAAATATGTTATTGGAGAAGCAAAATTTTTGACTGATTTTGGTGGCCATCAAAATGCTCAGTTTAATGATGCAATAAATACAATAGAATCAAAAGGTGTTAAAGCTATTAAAATTGCTGTATTAGATGGTGTTCTTTATATTAAAGGACAAAGTAAAATGCACAAATCAATTACCGAACTTTATAAAAATCATAATATTTTGAGTGCATTGATTTTGCGTGATTTTTTATATCAACTTTAAATCAATTTCTTATGGAAAATATATTGATAAAAGGAGAAAATATTGAAGCCTTAGATTTGTTGATTAAAGATCGTAATCTTAAGGGTAAAATCGATTTGATTTATATTGATCCCCCATTTGCAACAAATGGAAACTTCACAATTACCGATGGTAGAGCTACCACAATCAGTAATTCCAGAAATGGTCAAATTGCTTATTCTGATAAAATTAGAGGAACTGAATTTATAGAATATTTGAAAAAAAGGTTGGTTTTATTAAGAGAATTAATTTCAACACAAGGATCGATATATTTACACATAGATTATAAAATTGGTCATTATGTGAAAATAATGATGGATGAAGTTTTTGGTATTGATAATTTCAGAAATGACATTACTAGGGTTAAATGTAATCCTAAAAACTTTAAGAGAGTTGGATATGGTAATATGAAAGATTTAATACTTTTTTATTCAAAAACTAAAAAACCAATTTGGAACGAACCAAAAGAGCCTTATAGCGAAAATGATAAAACTAAACTTTTTTCAAAGTTAGAAAATGGAGGTAGAAGATATACGACAGTTCCTATTCATGCACCGGGAGAAACTCTAAACGGTAAATCATCGCAGGCATTTAAGGGACTACTGCCACCAAAAGGACGACATTGGAGAACAGACGTTGAAACACTGGAAAAATGGGATAAACAAGGCTTGATAGAATGGTCTTCTACAGGCAATCCGAGAAAAAAAATATATGCTGACCAACAAGATGGTAAAAGAGTTCAAGATATTTGGGAGTTTAAAGATCCGCAATATCCAACTTACCCAACCGAAAAAAATCAAGCTTTGTTAGATTTGATTATTCAAACATCATCAAATCAAAATAGTATTGTCTTAGATTGTTTTTGTGGCTCGGGAACTACTTTAAAATCAGCACATTTGCTGAAAAGGAAATGGATTGGTATTGATAATTCTGAATTGGCAATTCGAGCTACCATAAATAAAATGGATACAATCGTTGCAGACTTATTTGTAAAAAAACCTGAATATGAATTTGTTGAAATGAAAGAAACACAACTTATTAATTCTCAGTTTTAACTTAATATCTCAAATATTGATATTGGTTTTAAAGAGAAAAAACTCACTTCTTCTGCTTCCTAAGCCAAATTTTATTTCCAACTTTTGGCTCGTTGCCTTTGGCCATAAGGTTTTTTTTGTATAGTTTGTCGAGTTTTATTCCATATTTTTGAGAGATAGAATACATGGTATCTCCGCTTTTCACTTTATGAAATTCGTATTTTTTGTCGGCTTTCGATCTTTTTGGCTGAATGTATAATTTTTGTCCTTCCACGAGTTTGGCGTTTGTGGTGGTTTCGTTATATTTTGTTAGTTGCCAGCTCATTAGTCCGAGGTCTTTACTGATTTTTGCAAATGTGTCTCCTTTTTTTACTACAATATATTTTACGCGATTGTAAGTTTTAATTTTTCTGCTTTTCGATGAAGAGGATAGTTTGTTTTTACTTTTTTTTGTCTTGTTTTTTGCAACTAATTCATTGTCATTCGATTGGTATTTCTCTTCATCAAATCTGTGAAGTTCGTTATCTTCAATTATTGTAATCAAAAGCTGAGGATATTTTGGATTTGTTGCATAACCGGCTTTTTTCAAACCTTTTGCCCATCCTTTATAATCAGTAATTTCTAAGTCGAACAAAGCAGAATATCTTGGTTTTTTCAAAAACTCACTATGGTCTTCGTATGATTCTTTTACAGAATTATATTTCCTAAAGCATTCGTGTTTTTTGTCATCGTCTTTATACATTTTTTTTCCTGTCCAACTGCTATGGCATTTTATACCGAAATGGTTATTAGCTTTTCGCCCAAGTTTGCTGTTTCCATTGTCAGATTCTAGCAGTCCCTGAGCAAGAGTTATGCTCGCTGGAATACCACTTCGTTTCATTTCTTTGATGGCAATTTCTTTATATTTCTCAATGTAATCATGTCGGGTAATTTTTTGCGAAAAAGCAAAAACTTGGATGGAAACTATTATTAATATCAAAAATATTCTTTTCATAATTTATTATTGTTTAATATCAAAATGGCTGCAAAATTCAAATTTCAATTAATTAAAACAAAAAAACTGCGGAATTATTCCAACTGCGAACGAATCTAATTTTGAACCGGAGGAAGAATATCTGTAAATAATCCCATTTTGAAGGTAATCTTTTGCATCAGAAAAATATATATCGGAATTTTCAGGATCAAGCCCTAAGCCATAGATATTGTTTTTGTTTGCCGAAATAAAATTTGATTTAGGTAAATTGTCATCATAAATAGACATTCTAAAAATATCTCCATCAGCAAAAAACAATGTATCTCTCACACCATTAGTATTCAAATTTGTTGGCGAAGAATTGGTTTCAGGGAAGAGAAATGATTTTTCAATTTCCATATTGGTAGGATTAAATCGAATTAATTTGGCATTCCCACTTTTCCCATAAATATTTCCGCAAAGTACCCATATTTTTTCATTTTTGTCAATTACGATACTGTTTGGTGCAGCTGAAGTTTCTAAAGAATCGATTATTAAATTAGTATAAACATCTATTTTTAAAATTTGATTACCTCCAATATTTGCTACAAAAAGTTCATTTTGGAAAAATAGCATTTGTTCGCACCAGCCATTGCAATTTATTTCCGATGCAATTTGCTTTTGTTCAAGATTTACAACTTGAATTGAATTGCTATACAAATCTGTTACATAGGCTTTTTCATTATTGATAACTTGAATATGTCTGGGAGAAACAAAGCCAATAATTGTTCCTACAGATTCGAAATTGTTGATTTTTACTATTTCAACTTTTTGCGAATTATTGATTACAATGCATGCCAGCGAATCGTAAATAGACATTGATTGAGCAACATCTCCGAGTTTTTTTAAGTTTCTATTATAAAAAATATGATTGCTAACTTCTTTCGAGTTTTTAGAATAAAAGGAAACCGAGCTATTTTCCCATTGAAAGTTTCCTTCATTTAAAACAAAAACTCCTTTATCGAATTTTTCAATTGTTGAAATATCATTTTCTTTTTCACAACTACAAAATACAAAAAACCATAATAGGAAAATTAGGTTTAAATATTGAAAATCAAAAGAATAATGTTTTGTCATTTGTTAATTACTTATTGAACATTGAGTGTTGAATATTTTTTTATTGAGCGTTTTTATATTTAAATCAATGAATAAACTATTCGAAAAACCATAATTTAAATATCTTTAGGAGTTGCCATTTCATTTTTAGTTTGTGAGTTTTTAATATGCAAATCTCTTTGAGGAAATGGAATAACAATATTATATCTTTTGAAATTGTCGTTTATCGTAAATCGAACATCACTTTTTATATTTTCAACACGAAAAGATTTATGTGTCCAAAAAAATAGTTGAAAATCGAGCGATGAATTTCCAAAATCATTAAATCTGACAAATGGTTTTGGCTCATTGGGAATATCTTTATGAAAACTTGCACAATCTAATAAAATGTGTTCCACTAATTTCACATCACTTCCGTATGCAACCCCAACATTTATAGAAAATCTGGTTTTTTTTTCAATATGACTCCAATTAATTACGTTCTCGTTTATAAATCGCGAATTTGGAATAATCATAACTATATTATCTCGTGTTTCAACGAGCGATGTGCGGAGTCCGATTAATTTCACTTTCCCCACAACATCGTCAAGTTCAACTATATCGCCAACTTTCAAGCGTCCTTCGAAAAGTAGAAAAACACCGGATACAATATCATTAAAAATTTGTTGGATACCAAGCCCCAAACCAACCAACAGAGCTGCCGAACTTGCAATAAGAATTGTAATATTTATCCCAATTGTGTCGAGCATAATACTGATAGCAATAACCCAAAGTGTATATCTCACAATTTGATATATGGAATTGCTTTTTTTAGCATCAATTTTAGCTTTCGAGGAGGTTTTTTTTAATAATTTTTTAAAAACTAGTTGTAAAATTCTGGTAACGAGAATTGTAGCAATAATTATTAAAACATGATAAATTGTGAGGTTAAAATTATCGGCTTCTATAATTTTATATTCTAAAATGTCTTTCATAAATATTTTATAAAAACATATATTAATTTGAAATAAATTCCTGTTCTAAAATTTCTGTAAGTTCGCTGTAATCTAATTTGGTATTCAGATTTCCTGATTTTATTACCGAAATATTTCCGGTTTCCTCAGAAACAATTACTACCATAGCATCCGATTTTTCAGAAATGCCAATTCCGGCTCTATGCCGCAAACCGAATTCGGGAGGCAATTCTTTTTCGGTGAGTGGTAAAACGCAGCGTGCAGCAAGAATTTTTTCTCCGCGAATTACTATTGCTCCATCGTGCAATGGGCTGGTTTTGTTGAAGATACTTACAATAAGCCTGCTCGAAGTAGTGGCATCTATAACATCTTTTAATTGAATTAAGGAAGATAATTTTGTTCGTTTTTCTATCACCATTAGAGCTCCTGTTTTCGATATCGACATTGCTCGACAGGCTTTAACAATAGATCGAACTTTAAGATTGTGCTGATCTTGTACTATATTTGGTAGCAATCTCGAAAAAGAAAACTTACTATTAGAAAAGTATTTTGTCCCAATCATTAGTAAAGCTCGCCGGAGTTCTTCCTGGAAAACAATGATCAGGGCTATTACACCAACTCCAATAAATTGCCCTAATATTGAGCTAAGTAGCTCCATGTTAAAAGCTTTTACTATGAGCCACATTAGGTAAACTAAAAATATTCCAATGAAAATATTTATGGCAACAGTTCCACGAATTAACATATATAACTGATAGAGCAAAAACGCAGTTAATAATACATCAAGAATATCGAAAAATCTTATTGAAATGAAAAGTGTGAGCATATAGCAGGAAATTTGAAATTGAAAAACAGAAATATGGCTTTCTTTTTTTTAGCGAGTTTTATTTTAAGAATTATGTACATTTTTAACTTGTAAATTTAAGAATTACTAATTTCTAAACTCGTATTTTTAAACATATTAAATATTTTGATTGTTTCTAAAGCTTCTTTTACATCGTGAACTCGCAGAATTGAAGCACCATTTTGCACAGCAATTGTGTTAAGCACTGTTGTTCCGTTCAGTGATTCATTTGGCGAAATATTAAGTAGTTTGTGTATCATCGATTTTCTCGAAAATCCCACGCAAATAGGTAATTCAAGAATTTTGAAATTATCTAATTTATCTAACAATTCGTAATTATGTTCAAGCGATTTGCCAAATCCGAAACCAGGATCAACAATTATATCGTTTACACCGAGAATTTTTAATTTGTCTACTTTTTCGCTAAAATATTTTAATATTTCATTCGATATATCTTTATATGTAGGATTTTTCTGCATGTTTTTGGGCTGTCCCTGAATGTGCATCAATATGTATGGAAGTTGTTTTTCTGCAATCGTTTCAAACATTTTGTTATCGAAAGTGCCGGCAGAAATATCATTTATAATAAAATCTCCAAAATTTTCTGTGATTGTTTCAACTACATTGGAACGGAAAGTATCGATAGAAAATATTGTGTCAGAAAAGTTTTTTCTAAGAATTTCCAAAACAGGCATAAGTCTGGTAAGTTCATCAGATTCTGAAATAAATTCGGAACCGGGGCGTGTAGAATTTGCTCCAATATCAATAATTGTTGCTCCTTCTTCGAGCATTTTTTCGGTATGAGATAGAATACTTTTTTCATTCGAATATTTTCCGCCATCGTAGAAAGAATCCGGCGTAACATTCAAAATTCCCATAACAATTGGCGACGAAAGGTCAATCA harbors:
- a CDS encoding mechanosensitive ion channel; amino-acid sequence: MKDILEYKIIEADNFNLTIYHVLIIIATILVTRILQLVFKKLLKKTSSKAKIDAKKSNSIYQIVRYTLWVIAISIMLDTIGINITILIASSAALLVGLGLGIQQIFNDIVSGVFLLFEGRLKVGDIVELDDVVGKVKLIGLRTSLVETRDNIVMIIPNSRFINENVINWSHIEKKTRFSINVGVAYGSDVKLVEHILLDCASFHKDIPNEPKPFVRFNDFGNSSLDFQLFFWTHKSFRVENIKSDVRFTINDNFKRYNIVIPFPQRDLHIKNSQTKNEMATPKDI
- a CDS encoding site-specific DNA-methyltransferase — its product is MENILIKGENIEALDLLIKDRNLKGKIDLIYIDPPFATNGNFTITDGRATTISNSRNGQIAYSDKIRGTEFIEYLKKRLVLLRELISTQGSIYLHIDYKIGHYVKIMMDEVFGIDNFRNDITRVKCNPKNFKRVGYGNMKDLILFYSKTKKPIWNEPKEPYSENDKTKLFSKLENGGRRYTTVPIHAPGETLNGKSSQAFKGLLPPKGRHWRTDVETLEKWDKQGLIEWSSTGNPRKKIYADQQDGKRVQDIWEFKDPQYPTYPTEKNQALLDLIIQTSSNQNSIVLDCFCGSGTTLKSAHLLKRKWIGIDNSELAIRATINKMDTIVADLFVKKPEYEFVEMKETQLINSQF
- a CDS encoding LysM peptidoglycan-binding domain-containing protein, whose protein sequence is MKRIFLILIIVSIQVFAFSQKITRHDYIEKYKEIAIKEMKRSGIPASITLAQGLLESDNGNSKLGRKANNHFGIKCHSSWTGKKMYKDDDKKHECFRKYNSVKESYEDHSEFLKKPRYSALFDLEITDYKGWAKGLKKAGYATNPKYPQLLITIIEDNELHRFDEEKYQSNDNELVAKNKTKKSKNKLSSSSKSRKIKTYNRVKYIVVKKGDTFAKISKDLGLMSWQLTKYNETTTNAKLVEGQKLYIQPKRSKADKKYEFHKVKSGDTMYSISQKYGIKLDKLYKKNLMAKGNEPKVGNKIWLRKQKK
- a CDS encoding TIGR00159 family protein encodes the protein MLTLFISIRFFDILDVLLTAFLLYQLYMLIRGTVAINIFIGIFLVYLMWLIVKAFNMELLSSILGQFIGVGVIALIIVFQEELRRALLMIGTKYFSNSKFSFSRLLPNIVQDQHNLKVRSIVKACRAMSISKTGALMVIEKRTKLSSLIQLKDVIDATTSSRLIVSIFNKTSPLHDGAIVIRGEKILAARCVLPLTEKELPPEFGLRHRAGIGISEKSDAMVVIVSEETGNISVIKSGNLNTKLDYSELTEILEQEFISN
- the folP gene encoding dihydropteroate synthase, yielding MGILNVTPDSFYDGGKYSNEKSILSHTEKMLEEGATIIDIGANSTRPGSEFISESDELTRLMPVLEILRKNFSDTIFSIDTFRSNVVETITENFGDFIINDISAGTFDNKMFETIAEKQLPYILMHIQGQPKNMQKNPTYKDISNEILKYFSEKVDKLKILGVNDIIVDPGFGFGKSLEHNYELLDKLDNFKILELPICVGFSRKSMIHKLLNISPNESLNGTTVLNTIAVQNGASILRVHDVKEALETIKIFNMFKNTSLEISNS
- a CDS encoding restriction endonuclease: MNKWIKLSIDYANQRSYLDDLFKVYPTIPDGIRDINEDVWNDVEKAFIKKNNILLIKELLKLDLFPIKDSYIAYLKRDKNAIERNPKTINRISGRLYEMGLDKIFERCSEPKETNRQIGPMFKEWLNTKSLGIQPVLLDDFLSNNDDAILDASDNAMMNFASEHLNYKHDKGLDFVARFNGKYVIGEAKFLTDFGGHQNAQFNDAINTIESKGVKAIKIAVLDGVLYIKGQSKMHKSITELYKNHNILSALILRDFLYQL